A stretch of Paludisphaera borealis DNA encodes these proteins:
- a CDS encoding FIST signal transduction protein produces the protein MKCVSALSTARSTSTAFHQILERLDAGLEGTTADLTLVFSSKHHADNLGKMSQAFIEQGRTRHILGSTGEAIIGEDQEIEGKPALAVWSIELPGVEIQPVRFDPGGGSLRQSLATLHDVAGSTLILLADPFSFGVNDFLKLANEHSPGLRIVGGIASGGAEPGVNRLLLDGETHRDGAVAIRLSGPVSIRTVVSQGCRPIGHTMLVTKAEQNVIRELGRRPALEALRDVFRSLPQQDVDKVQEGLHIGRVINEYQDSFQRGDFLVSNVMGADESGAIQISDLIRVGQTVQFHVRDAETADEDLRESLLQKRGPKETPGEPVGALIFSCNGRGTRLFETPNHDVGVVHEVLGPIPAAGFFAMGELGPVGGQNFIHGYTASVVVFEKPASG, from the coding sequence ATGAAGTGCGTCTCAGCCCTGTCCACCGCCCGGAGCACGAGCACGGCGTTCCACCAGATCCTCGAGCGTCTGGACGCGGGGCTGGAAGGGACAACCGCCGACCTGACGCTCGTGTTCAGCTCGAAGCACCACGCCGACAACCTCGGCAAGATGTCGCAGGCGTTCATCGAGCAAGGGCGGACCCGCCACATCCTGGGCTCGACGGGCGAGGCGATCATCGGCGAGGACCAGGAGATCGAGGGCAAGCCCGCGCTTGCGGTCTGGTCGATCGAGCTGCCGGGGGTCGAGATCCAGCCGGTCCGGTTCGATCCCGGCGGCGGCTCGCTGCGGCAGTCGCTGGCGACCCTCCACGACGTCGCCGGTTCGACGCTGATCCTTCTGGCCGACCCGTTCAGCTTCGGCGTCAACGACTTCCTCAAGCTGGCCAACGAGCACTCGCCCGGCCTCCGGATCGTCGGCGGCATCGCCAGCGGCGGCGCTGAGCCGGGGGTCAACCGACTGCTGCTCGACGGCGAGACACACCGCGACGGCGCCGTCGCGATCCGGCTCTCCGGCCCGGTCTCGATCCGGACGGTCGTCAGCCAGGGGTGCCGGCCGATCGGCCACACGATGCTGGTCACCAAGGCCGAACAGAACGTCATCCGCGAACTCGGCCGCCGGCCCGCCCTCGAAGCCCTCCGCGACGTCTTCCGCTCGCTCCCCCAGCAAGACGTCGACAAGGTGCAGGAAGGGCTCCACATCGGCCGGGTCATCAACGAGTACCAGGACTCGTTCCAGCGCGGCGACTTCCTCGTCAGCAACGTCATGGGCGCCGACGAGTCGGGCGCGATCCAGATCAGCGACCTGATCCGCGTCGGCCAGACCGTCCAGTTCCACGTCCGCGACGCCGAGACCGCCGACGAAGACCTCCGCGAAAGCCTGCTCCAGAAGCGCGGCCCGAAAGAAACCCCCGGCGAACCGGTCGGGGCCCTGATCTTCTCGTGCAACGGCCGCGGCACCCGCCTGTTCGAAACCCCCAACCACGACGTCGGCGTCGTCCACGAAGTCCTCGGCCCGATCCCCGCCGCCGGCTTCTTCGCCATGGGCGAGCTCGGCCCCGTCGGCGGCCAGAACTTCATCCACGGCTACACCGCCAGCGTCGTCGTCTTCGAGAAGCCCGCGTCCGGCTGA